A genome region from Brassica oleracea var. oleracea cultivar TO1000 chromosome C2, BOL, whole genome shotgun sequence includes the following:
- the LOC106324402 gene encoding uncharacterized protein LOC106324402 has translation MVWFAYCDDEPDSFISFDPVFTDTQHNLTNPNFVFDFVLVYRRAPEPDSDSDDVLEDLCDLETQVFSETLEFDREWLIGGDRDQIKSNVFHILEMIQVPSYSDIVHTLTIDLLDLKKHVSVSDSPEIERIRVEIDTIVPRFPDDVDMELEL, from the coding sequence ATGGTCTGGTTTGCGTATTGTGATGATGAACCCGACTCCTTCATCTCCTTCGACCCAGTCTTCACCGACACGCAACACAACCTCACAAACCCTAACTTCGTCTTCGACTTCGTATTGGTTTACAGGCGAGCCCCCGAACCGGACTCAGATTCAGACGACGTTCTTGAAGACCTCTGCGACTTAGAAACTCAAGTCTTTAGTGAAACCCTCGAGTTTGATAGAGAGTGGCTCATCGGTGGCGATAGGGATCAGATAAAATCCAACGTCTTTCACATTCTTGAGATGATCCAAGTCCCTTCTTACTCTGACATTGTTCACACGTTAACTATAGATCTCTTGGATTTAAAGAAACACGTGTCCGTGTCTGATTCTCCCGAGATTGAGAGGATACGAGTCGAGATTGACACCATCGTCCCTAGGTTTCCCGACGACGTCGATATGGAACTCGAGCTATGA